The Ochrobactrum sp. BTU1 region ATAGCCGCTTAGTCGAAACGTTGATGTGGCGAGTAAATCCGGTCACACCTTTTGTGTTGCGCTTTGAAGCGTTCGTGCCCTGTAGCGATCAATGGCCATATCAAGAATGTGGTCAACGGCATCTTTGCGTTCAAAAGCCAGCTCGACGTCTAGCACAGCCAAGATTTGTAGGAGCCGCTTTGGAACGTCGCTCATCGTCACAAGGCGAACATGGTCTTTGGCTGTCGTAATAAGATTAATGCCAAGCGTGTCGGCTCTCTCCATCAGCTTAGCCAAATCTTCCGGCAGGTAGCTATAGTGGTCGGGGAAGATTCTTCCCTCCACAACCTCACCACCCGCCTGTTGCACACTGGCGAAAAACTTGGAGGGATTTCCGATCCCCGCAAATGCCAGCCACCGATTACCTGCAACCTTAGCCGATGATGAAGGCCGCAATTCCGCCTCATAAACAGCACGTCCCGCACGGGAGGCCTGTCGAATGACGAAATCTGCTTGCGTACCTTTCCCGATTCGCAAAACTGCGTCCGTCTTGCGCATCTGATCGACCATAGGAGCGCGTAGTGGGCCGGCCGGGATCACTTTGCCATTGCCAATTCCGCGCATTGAATCCACAACCAGAAGTGAAAAGTCCGT contains the following coding sequences:
- the lpxK gene encoding tetraacyldisaccharide 4'-kinase, with translation MVSEAPSFWWDRPNWRAFALAPLSWIYGTVAARTLLKSDPPKIPAPVLCIGNFTVGGAGKTPTAIAFAKAAKQRGLSPGIVSRGYGGSYKGLHIVDPTIDSARHVGDEPLLLARHAPVALSPDRLKSAMELYQRGCDFIIMDDGFQSARLHTDFSLLVVDSMRGIGNGKVIPAGPLRAPMVDQMRKTDAVLRIGKGTQADFVIRQASRAGRAVYEAELRPSSSAKVAGNRWLAFAGIGNPSKFFASVQQAGGEVVEGRIFPDHYSYLPEDLAKLMERADTLGINLITTAKDHVRLVTMSDVPKRLLQILAVLDVELAFERKDAVDHILDMAIDRYRARTLQSATQKV